The Malus sylvestris chromosome 12, drMalSylv7.2, whole genome shotgun sequence genome contains a region encoding:
- the LOC126592603 gene encoding threonine dehydratase biosynthetic, chloroplastic encodes MEALHLCPAHSPLIRSKRLHSHHLPSGPHNLSTRRPLRPFVSATLSRPTADISAEPSTSAASSETITKPSPPPNRVSSNSLQYPPGFLGAVPDRSATDGNDNGNIVDAMEYLTNILSSKVYDVAIESPLELATKLSERLGVKLWMKREDLQPVFSFKLRGAYNMMAKLPREQLDRGVICSSAGNHAQGVALAAKKLKCSAVIAMPVTTPEIKWKSVERLGATVVLIGDSYDEAQAYAKKRAKEEVRTFIPPFDHPDVIIGQGTVGMEIMRQTKAPLHAIFVPVGGGGLIAGIAAYVKRVAPKVKIIGVEPSDANALALSLHHGQRIMLDQVGGFADGVAVKEVGEETFRLCKDMVDGVVLVSRDAICGSIKDMFEETRSILEPAGALSLAGAEAYCKYYGLKGENVVAITSGANMNFDKLRVVTELANVGRQQEAVLATVMPEEPGSFKHYCELVGPMNISEFKYRHNSDKEAIVLYSVGVHTASELQEMQERLESSQLKTYNLTKSDLVKDHLRYLMGGRSNLQNEILCRFVFPERPGALMKFLDAFSPRWNISLFHYRGEGETGANVLVGIQVPQSEINEFHARANTLGYDYVVVTDDFDFKLLMH; translated from the exons ATGGAGGCCCTCCACCTCTGCCCCGCCCATTCCCCCCTCATCCGCTCCAAACGCCTCCATTCTCATCACCTCCCCAGCGGGCCGCACAACCTCAGCACCCGCCGTCCGCTCCGGCCCTTCGTTTCCGCCACCCTGTCCCGACCGACTGCCGATATTTCCGCCGAACCCTCCACCTCCGCTGCTTCATCGGAAACCATAACGAAGCCGTCTCCGCCTCCCAACCGGGTTTCCTCCAATTCGCTCCAGTACCCGCCCGGCTTCCTGGGAGCCGTGCCCGACCGTTCGGCCACGGACGGAAACGACAATGGGAACATTGTCGACGCCATGGAGTACTTGACGAACATTCTGTCGTCCAAGGTGTATGACGTGGCCATCGAATCTCCATTGGAATTGGCTACGAAGCTCTCGGAGCGATTGGGGGTGAAATTATGGATGAAAAGAGAGGACTTGCAGCCT GTTTTCTCGTTCAAGCTTCGTGGGGCTTACAACATGATGGCAAAGCTTCCAAGGGAGCAATTGGATCGAGGGGTTATTTGCTCTTCGGCCGGAAACCATGCCCAGGGAGTTGCTTTGGCTGCTAAGAAGTTGAAATGCAGTGCCGTGATTGCTATGCCCGTCACCACGCCGGAGATTAAG TGGAAGTCGGTGGAGAGATTGGGAGCCACGGTTGTTCTTATAGGGGATTCATATGACGAGGCTCAAGCTTATGCTAAGAAGCGGGCAAAGGAGGAGGTAAGGACCTTCATACCTCCTTTTGATCACCCGGATGTTATTATCGGCCAGGGCACAGTTGGGATGGAAATTATGCGCCAAACAAAGGCTCCATTGCATGCAATTTTTGTGCCTGTTGGGGGCGGTGGCCTTATAGCTGGTATTGCTGCATATGTAAAGAGGGTTGCTCCAAAG GTGAAGATTATTGGTGTGGAGCCCTCTGATGCAAATGCACTGGCATTGTCACTACATCACGGCCAGAGAATAATGTTGGACCAGGTGGGTGGTTTTGCAGATGGTGTGGCTGTGAAAGAGGTTGGTGAAGAGACCTTCCGCTTATGCAAGGACATGGTTGACGGTGTAGTTCTTGTCAGCCGCGATGCTATCTGCGGCTCAATAAAG GATATGTTTGAGGAGACAAGGAGCATTTTAGAACCGGCAGGTGCTCTTTCTCTTGCCGGTGCTGAAGCTTATTGCAAGTATTATGGTCTTAAAGGAGAAAATGTTGTTGCAATAACGAGTGGGGCAAATATGAACTTTGATAAATTGAGAGTGGTGACTGAACTTGCTAATGTTGGTCGACAACAAGAGGCTGTACTCGCAACTGTTATGCCCGAGGAGCCTGGGAGCTTTAAACATTATTGTGAACTG GTGGGCCCAATGAATATCAGTGAATTCAAATACAGACACAATTCTGATAAAGAGGCTATAGTATTGTACAG TGTTGGTGTGCATACAGCCTCTGAACTTCAAGAAATGCAAGAGCGCCTGGAGTCTTCTCAACTCAAGACTTACAATCTCACGAAAAGTGACTTAGTCAAAGATCACTTGCGTTACTTG ATGGGGGGCAGATCAAATCTTCAAAATGAGATTCTTTGTCGCTTTGTCTTCCCAGAAAGACCCGGTGCTCTGATGAAGTTCTTGGACGCTTTTAGTCCACGTTGGAATATTAGTTTGTTCCACTACCGCGGAGAG GGTGAAACCGGGGCAAATGTGTTGGTTGGGATCCAAGTTCCTCAAAGCGAGATCAATGAGTTCCATGCTCGAGCCAATACTCTTGGATACGACTATGTAGTAGTGACCGATGATTTTGACTTCAAGCTTTTGATGCATTGA